Within the Sphingobium baderi genome, the region TCGGCAATGGCGATCTGGAATTCGTCGGTCTCCACCGGACGCACATCCTGCCCATCCGCTTGCACCACCGTCATGGGCAGGCCGGGCAGGCGGATGTTGAAATTCGTCATCGCCGATGCGTTGACGATACGGAGCCGAACCGTTTCGCCGGGCGTGAACAGGCCGGTCCAGTTGGCCCCGTTGTCATGCCCGTTGATGAGGTAGCTGTAAGCCGCGCCCGTCACATCGGAAATATCGGTCGGGTCCATCCGCATCGCGGCCCAGTCCAGCCGTTCCCCAAGCGGCTGGCCGCGTCCCTCCAGCAGGCCCGCCACGGTCTGCCGCTGCCGGTTATAATAGCCCCCCATCTGCTTCAGCCGCCGCAGCAGGATATGCGGATGCGTGAAGCTCCAGTCGGAGAGGACGAGAATATGCTCGCGATCCGCTGTCACCCCGTTGCCATGGGCTGGGTCTATGACGATGGCGCCATAGAGGCCCATTGCTTCCTGCATGTTGGAATGGCTGTGATACCAATAGGTGCCCGCCTGCCGGACCGGGAAATCATAGGTGAAGGTTTCGCCAGGTCCGATCCCCGGAAAGCTGATCCCCGGTACACCGTCATATTGGAACGGGACCAGCAGGCCATGCCAATGGATGGAGCTGTCCTCGTCCAGCGTGTTGGTGACGGCGATGCGAACATTCTGGCCCTCGCGCAGGCGGATGAGCGGTGCGGGAAAGGCGTCGTTCACCGTCACGGCATGGCCCTGCCTGTCGCCTAGCGCAAAGGGGCTATGGCCGATGCTGAGCGCTATGTCCTCGCCCGATAATGTGCCGCCTTGGCCCGGCAGGATGCCATGGCTTCCGCTGCGTGCCCATGCGGGCGAAAGGGCGGGGAGCAGCAAGCCGGCGGCGGTGGCGCGGATAAGGGTGCGGCGATCCAGATGGGACGAAAGGTTCATGCCTTCCTTTACGCGCCGTCCGTCTCCACCCCTCCCATTTTTTTCCTGAGCGCGGCCCGGGCGCGATAGAGCCGCATTTCGACCGCCTTCGTCGAAAGGCCGAGCAGGGCGGCGGCTTCCTCCTGCATCATGCCTTCGATGGCGCAGAGGATGAGCGGCTCCTTGAGCGAAGCGGGCAGGTCGGAAAGGGCAGCCATGGCGCGCGCCAGCATCTGCCTGTCCGCTGCCTGCCGGTCGATGGCGGGCGCCGGATCGGCTATGTCCAGTGCCTCATCCATCGGTCGGGCGCGCAGGAAGAAGGCGCGCACGGCATTGCGGCGGGCGCGATCCCGGCATTTGTTGAGTGCGATCCGCAGCAGCCATGGGCGGAACGGCTTTGCGGAGTCATAGCGGCGAAGGGCGTCGAAAGCGGCGATGAAACTGGACTGCACGATGTCCATCGCGTCATTTTCCCCGCCATGGGCGTGGGCGAGGCGATAGACGGCTTCGCGGTGCCGGGCCATCAATCCGGCATAGCCCGCTTCATCGCCCGCGAGTGCGCGCGTAGCAAGATTTGCGTCTGTCGGATCGGCGATGGCCACGAAATTCAACGCGCCGGAGATGTTAAAGCCCGCTCCACGGCGGCATCATAGCGAGCCACCTGATCCGGCTTCAGGATCGCGCGCATGGCAAAGACGTGCTCGATCGTTTCCTTCTGCAATGTGCCCATCACATGATGGATGCGGTCGACCGCGCCCGAGACGGCCGGGCCGTAAGCCTTGTCGCGGCGAATAGCCTCCGCCAACGCGACATTGTCCGCCTTCATTTCCCTTTCCAGCGCTGTCTTGCGCGCGGCAAAGGCGCGGTTGAGCGCATCGAGGCGCGCCTTCTGCCCCGCGTCGAGTGCCAGCTCATCATAGAGCAGCGCATGGAGAACTGTTTCGGAAGCAGGCGCGGGTTTCGTCAGAGCGCGCCCCGCCAGCACACCCGCCAGAGCGGCAAGGAAGGCGACCAGCAGACTGATCAGGATCAACCGGACGGCGCTCATGCGTCCGGGGCCAGCAATGTGGAAGGCGCCAGTTCCAGTGAAGGCGCAATGACCAGGGCACTGTTTTCCCGATCCGGCACCCAGGCTCCGGCTCCACCCGCAGACAAGGCCACCAGCGCTATCGCGCCCAGAAGCCGGCGCTGCGCCCGCGCGTCGCGGTGATGGCGAAGCCCTGCCATCACATTCCCCTCCATATCGGCGAGAGCAGCCGGGACAGCGCCGTGTCCCGCGCGCTTCAGTATTTCGTCAAAGGGCTCCATCCTGCTTCTCCTTCACCCTGCATTACGCGCCGTCCACGCCCGGCCCTCATCGATATTTGGCGGAACAAGACATTTCGCGGCTCGTTGGAAGTCTATCCTGTTATGGAAAAGGACGCTCTCCATGATCAAGCTCGCGCTTATCTCCCTCGTCATTGCCGCTGTTCTGGCCCTGCTGGGCTTTGGCGGCGCGGCGGGCACGTTTGTTGGCATCGCCAAGATCCTATTCGGTATTGCGATCGTGCTGTTCCTGATTTTCCTCGTGCTCGGCATCATGGCTGGCAAGGGCGTCAAGGACGCTATAGACTGACTTCATGAATGGACATGACGCTGGAGTGGACGAAACCGGACGCCTGATAAGGGATGCGGCCGGCTTTCTGCTCCAGCGAGATGCCGGCGGGACTTACAGGCTGGTGCTGTTGCGCGTGCCGGTGGATCATGTCGAAAAGCGTGTGAGGATCAGGGGGTGGCGCGTCGGCGATGATGTCGTCGAAGTGGAAGGCGTCGCAGCCGCCTG harbors:
- a CDS encoding copper resistance system multicopper oxidase, which codes for MNLSSHLDRRTLIRATAAGLLLPALSPAWARSGSHGILPGQGGTLSGEDIALSIGHSPFALGDRQGHAVTVNDAFPAPLIRLREGQNVRIAVTNTLDEDSSIHWHGLLVPFQYDGVPGISFPGIGPGETFTYDFPVRQAGTYWYHSHSNMQEAMGLYGAIVIDPAHGNGVTADREHILVLSDWSFTHPHILLRRLKQMGGYYNRQRQTVAGLLEGRGQPLGERLDWAAMRMDPTDISDVTGAAYSYLINGHDNGANWTGLFTPGETVRLRIVNASAMTNFNIRLPGLPMTVVQADGQDVRPVETDEFQIAIAETYDVLVQPQEHRAYGFVAEAIDRSGQCRATLAPQMGMVADIPAMRERPLLTMRDMGMDHGGMSHGGMDHTAMGHEGMNHSMPASSAPMDHGSMKMRDPSVAPQVPLGPGVASLSPMPVDRSGDRPTGLEHVSHRVLTYRDLVAALPNPDTRPPAREIELHLTANMERYMWSFDGVKYSDGADPIPFRLGERARVTLINDTMMPHPIHLHGHFFELVTGGDETAKPRKHTVNVLPGGKLSFDLTADAPGDWAFHCHMLLHMHSGMFRIVTVREDEA
- a CDS encoding RNA polymerase sigma factor, coding for MAIADPTDANLATRALAGDEAGYAGLMARHREAVYRLAHAHGGENDAMDIVQSSFIAAFDALRRYDSAKPFRPWLLRIALNKCRDRARRNAVRAFFLRARPMDEALDIADPAPAIDRQAADRQMLARAMAALSDLPASLKEPLILCAIEGMMQEEAAALLGLSTKAVEMRLYRARAALRKKMGGVETDGA
- a CDS encoding Spy/CpxP family protein refolding chaperone, producing MSAVRLILISLLVAFLAALAGVLAGRALTKPAPASETVLHALLYDELALDAGQKARLDALNRAFAARKTALEREMKADNVALAEAIRRDKAYGPAVSGAVDRIHHVMGTLQKETIEHVFAMRAILKPDQVARYDAAVERALTSPAR
- a CDS encoding DUF1328 domain-containing protein, which encodes MIKLALISLVIAAVLALLGFGGAAGTFVGIAKILFGIAIVLFLIFLVLGIMAGKGVKDAID
- a CDS encoding DUF5818 domain-containing protein, which translates into the protein MNGHDAGVDETGRLIRDAAGFLLQRDAGGTYRLVLLRVPVDHVEKRVRIRGWRVGDDVVEVEGVAAA